The following coding sequences are from one Passer domesticus isolate bPasDom1 chromosome 11, bPasDom1.hap1, whole genome shotgun sequence window:
- the CCDC50 gene encoding coiled-coil domain-containing protein 50 isoform X1 — protein sequence MAGIGIDHSKLPGVKEVCRDFAILEDHTLAHNLQEQEIEHHLATNVQRNRLVQHDLQMAKQLQEEEDKKARAQIQKHQKDLERQDCEIAQEIQVKLAFEAEERRRQEEKDEDMARLLQQKELQEEKKRKKHYPDSQGHTGYEECYYAENGEQPWGDPREQISEPPRAHSHGRCRHQQRERRGPPSPLAGRAPKHGHSTSEGRGRSPQLREASSSHQQEQKTASQGRSRRHLSLDMERETEHRACDHSSSWELQERRTAGREKERRLLSLDLELEHGLTEEARHSRKPPRQDREKHLPLLEMELEAQQETWHRGGRQHPEKHRSHHPGHSSHRVARDEKLCDAESRDDHRRGEARAYKRAGHRRHSPSPHAVSQGKAGGCQRDPGTNLRGRKQAMYDGPRMEQELSDAEIARKLQEEELLANEADQKAAQVAQDEEIARLLMAEEKKALRKEKEREKSSFEKRRHDQDWKPDAGESTRSRSREGPETQRHRSDRPSRSQPLLDEHSRYYTSQPSPLRQIPRTEHSPKGARRKQ from the exons TATGTCGAGACTTCGCTATTCTGGAAGATCATACCTTGGCCCATAATTTACAGGAACAAGAGA TTGAGCATCACTTGGCCACGAATGTTCAGCGTAATCGTCTGGTGCAACATGACTTGCAGATGGCCAAGCAACTGCAAGAAGAGGAGGATAAGAAAGCCCGTGCTCAAATCCAGAAACACCAAAAAGACTT GGAACGACAGGACTGCGAGATTGCTCAGGAAATCCAAGTGAAGCTCGCGTTTGAAGCGGAGGAGCGCCgcaggcaagaggaaaaagACGAG GATATGGCCCGTCTCCTACAACAGAAAGaactgcaggaagaaaaaaagcgCAAGAAGCACTATCCAGACTCCCAGGGACACACAGGCTATGAAGAGTGCTATTATGCAGAAAATGGAG agcagccctggggtgaCCCCAGAGAGCAGATTTCTGAACCTCCCAGAGCACACAGTCATGGCAGGTGCAGGCACCAGCAGAGAGAGCGCCGAGGACCCCCCTCGCCTTTGGCCGGCCGTGCCCCCAAACACGGGCACTCCACCTCAGAGGGCCGTGGAAGGTCTCCTCAGCTGAGAGAGGCCAGCAGTAGCCATCAGCAGGAGCAGAAGACAGCCAGCCAGGGGAGGTCCAGGAGACATCTCAGCCTTGACATGGAAAGAGAGACCGAGCACCGTGCCTGTGATCACAGCAgtagctgggagctgcaggagaggaggacagctggcagggagaaggagaggagaCTTCTCAGTCTTGACCTGGAGTTGGAGCATGGACTCACAGAGGAAGCACGGCACAGCAGAAAGCCACCAAGGCAAGACAGAGAAAAGCACCTTCCCCTCCTTGAGATGGAACTGGAGGCACAGCAGGAGACCTGGCATCGGGGTGGCAGACAGCACCCTGAGAAACACAGATCTCACCATCCGGGCCACTCGTCACACAGGGTGGCACGTGACGAGAAGCTCTGTGATGCTGAATCTAGAGATGACCATAGGAGGGGTGAGGCGAGAGCCTACAAAAGGGCAGGACACAGGAGACACTCCCCCTCCCCTCATGCTGTGAGCCAGGGGAAGGCTGGAGGCTGCCAGCGAGACCCAG GCACTAATTTGAGGGGAAGGAAACAAGCCATGTACGATGGACCCCGAATGGAACAGGAGTTGTCTGATGCAGAGATTGCTCggaagctgcaggaggaagagcTCCTG GCTAATGAAGCAGATCAGAAGGCAGCTCAAGTAGCCCAAGATGAG GAAATTGCTCGTCTCTTGATGGCTGAGGAGAAAAAGGctttaagaaaagagaaagaaagagaaaagtctTCCTTTGAAAAGAGGAGGCATGATCAAGATTGGAAG CCTGATGCAGGCGAGTCCACGCGCTCAAGGTCAAGAGAAGGGCCCGAAACTCAGCGGCACAGAAGTGACAGGCCTTCAAG GTCACAGCCTCTCCTCGATGAGCACTCTCGGTATTACAcgagccagcccagccccttgCGCCAGATCCCCAGAACTGAGCACTCTCCTAAAG gtgCCCGTAGGAAGCAGTAA
- the CCDC50 gene encoding coiled-coil domain-containing protein 50 isoform X2 produces the protein MAGIGIDHSKLPGVKEVCRDFAILEDHTLAHNLQEQEIEHHLATNVQRNRLVQHDLQMAKQLQEEEDKKARAQIQKHQKDLERQDCEIAQEIQVKLAFEAEERRRQEEKDEDMARLLQQKELQEEKKRKKHYPDSQGHTGYEECYYAENGGTNLRGRKQAMYDGPRMEQELSDAEIARKLQEEELLANEADQKAAQVAQDEEIARLLMAEEKKALRKEKEREKSSFEKRRHDQDWKPDAGESTRSRSREGPETQRHRSDRPSRSQPLLDEHSRYYTSQPSPLRQIPRTEHSPKGARRKQ, from the exons TATGTCGAGACTTCGCTATTCTGGAAGATCATACCTTGGCCCATAATTTACAGGAACAAGAGA TTGAGCATCACTTGGCCACGAATGTTCAGCGTAATCGTCTGGTGCAACATGACTTGCAGATGGCCAAGCAACTGCAAGAAGAGGAGGATAAGAAAGCCCGTGCTCAAATCCAGAAACACCAAAAAGACTT GGAACGACAGGACTGCGAGATTGCTCAGGAAATCCAAGTGAAGCTCGCGTTTGAAGCGGAGGAGCGCCgcaggcaagaggaaaaagACGAG GATATGGCCCGTCTCCTACAACAGAAAGaactgcaggaagaaaaaaagcgCAAGAAGCACTATCCAGACTCCCAGGGACACACAGGCTATGAAGAGTGCTATTATGCAGAAAATGGAG GCACTAATTTGAGGGGAAGGAAACAAGCCATGTACGATGGACCCCGAATGGAACAGGAGTTGTCTGATGCAGAGATTGCTCggaagctgcaggaggaagagcTCCTG GCTAATGAAGCAGATCAGAAGGCAGCTCAAGTAGCCCAAGATGAG GAAATTGCTCGTCTCTTGATGGCTGAGGAGAAAAAGGctttaagaaaagagaaagaaagagaaaagtctTCCTTTGAAAAGAGGAGGCATGATCAAGATTGGAAG CCTGATGCAGGCGAGTCCACGCGCTCAAGGTCAAGAGAAGGGCCCGAAACTCAGCGGCACAGAAGTGACAGGCCTTCAAG GTCACAGCCTCTCCTCGATGAGCACTCTCGGTATTACAcgagccagcccagccccttgCGCCAGATCCCCAGAACTGAGCACTCTCCTAAAG gtgCCCGTAGGAAGCAGTAA